A region of the Anguilla anguilla isolate fAngAng1 chromosome 16, fAngAng1.pri, whole genome shotgun sequence genome:
GAAGACAGCCAGAAAGTTTATTGGGCTGTGATACATTATTCTGTTAATGTTGAGGAGATAGGATGCagccaaaaacatatttcaaattacaaattacattgCTTAATTTGCTTGGGTTTGGAACGTGTTGTTATTTCTGGAAGGTGAGGTCATGAGCACAAGTATGTGATCAGAACACCACAgaatgttaaaatgtgaaagTGTTTTTGCTACTGCCAATACACAGAAATATCTGTCTCAAGTGATAACGATATTAAATGTATAGAGTGACTGACCCTTCTTGACAGGGTGGCAGGGCCAATTGAGAGCTGGATCCACCCACAGCGGATATGGCACGATTGTGGGTGGCTGCGTCTGCACACTAACTCAGAGACTGAAAATGAACTTCGCCCATGTTTGGAATGAGAGCTGCAGATGGCAAGTCGCCTGAATTAGCACTTAGAATGCCAGCCTGACGCAGGCCAAGCCAAAGCTTACATTAGGCTTCCTTGCCATGCCACCATCTTCAGCAGTTGCCTCTGCCAACCGCCACCTGTTCAAAAAGTGCTCATTTGCATCTAGAAGTCGCCCTGTCTGCGTTTTGCTCGTTTCACACCGGGACCATTTCAGTGACTCACCACTGCTCCCTTGTGGCAGAGGTCATGTCACATCTCTCCCTTGTCTTGAAGACATATTCTTCACGTTAGCTCTGATCTGTGTTTGCTCTTTCCCTGTGTGATTCACAGTGACAGGTGCCCTGCCCGTCTCTGAGGCTCTAGATCAGACCAACATTACGAGCTGGCATGGGCGTCAGTGTACACAACATGGCATAAACAGCAGAGTGGGATTGGCGTGTGACACAAACTGACGATTTGAATTCTTTGAGGGATTTTGGTTTCTGTTTGCTCCAGCTTGCCATGCCTTAGCAGTTTTGACCTCGTTATGCATTTCCCGTCAACGTcctgatctctctctccttgcccTGTCACAATTACCTGACACAGGCATTTGGAAACTAATTTTCATGTGTTCATCAATAATTGTTCATAATCCACATGTTCAGTGATCTAGCTTGGATACATGGGTGTGCATATCTGATTTATATAGACTAGGAACACTTTCTCTTGTGAACCTCAGATAAGCATCTTTAGCAGTGCTCCCCAGAAGAATTTATGCTTTTTTCAGTTGCAAGTTATACCAAGGAAATTAAAAAGGCACCTAATATACAGTTACTCAAATGATCCTTCGCTTCTTATGTTGCACAGATTTAGCAAtggcaatgcaatgcaaataagaGTAAACAGTCTTGCTATGTACTATGCTATGTACTTTTTATCATTACATCTGCCTGCAGCAACAGCCTTGCATTCTAATCTCCTTCCCTCCCCGTTTCCTTTTCTCCATTTCTTCAGCGGTCTTTGAAGTGCAGGTCCCAGAGCTGCCAGTGGTGGCGCTGTATGGGAAAGACATTGTCCTGAACTGCACCTTCCCCCCGGGCACCCCCTTCAACCTGTCCCGGCTCAGCATCTTCTGGCAGCTGACGGACACCAGGCAAAACGTCCACGCCTTCTGGGGCGAGAGGGACCAGCTGGTGGACCAGGGCGAGAGCTTCGCCAACCGCACCAGCCTCTTCCACTCCAAGCTGGACGCCGGCGATGCCTCCCTCCTGCTGCGCAGGGTGCAGATCGCCGATGAAGGCAGCTTCACCTGCTTCGTGAGTGTGGAGGAGTACAATAGCGCTGCACTGCTGGTACAAGTCGCAGGTGAGTGTTTGCTGACTAAAGACCGGAAAATCTGGGTTTTCATTCAGGCTTCACAGTATACTGTAGAAAATGTCTTCACTCCTATAAACTGAGAGCATGCAATGCTCACTATTTTGTTGCTGCTGCAGATCTTCTACAAGACCCCACTTTCACCctcagctgcagctgtgcatgtaTGAACACACCCTTATGTGAATGGATAGGTGCTGCACAAGCCACTGCCCAGAGCCGTGCAGACATTGTCATGAGCCACTTATTCCCATCAGGATCGGTCGATGATGAAGTCGATCGATCGGCACTGATTGCAGTCTCCACCCGGGGTCAATCGTCTACGGGATTGATTATTATTTGTTCATGTGCTTGATTGACCTTTACAAGGAGGAATAAAAATATGCTCTTGCCATATTCCTGTCATTACAGCTGAGTGCTTTTGGGAAGCTTTTATGCACAATAATTCATGAAATCAATTAGTCCCTTTGTAAGCCGCATGTAGTTAAATTGCAGTCTTCCGCTTTTAAGATATACCAAATTTAGAGATGTTAATATATTAGGACCTTTgaacatcctgtttttttttttccatttgcccAGATGGAGAAAAATGATTACAAATTGGCCTTTTCAATTTGCTAGATTTATTATGTTTTGGCTGTCGTTTACCATTAACATCGTGGGCCATCTCCCTGCATTGCATTCAGAAATTGGAACCTGCCTCGGTGGAAATCTTTCTGTCGGTCAAATTGATAACAGGGAGCTGTCCCCCCCAAAGTGGCATCAGTCTTCGTCAAGAGCATCCGCATTTcaaacagaactgaaatgaaCTTGTTTTATCCCCTgtcacaccccccccttcccccatcgTTTGCCGCGATGTGATTGGGTAGGGGGGGCGAGAAGGTAGCTTTGGCACTGCCGTCTCTCCGGTTACATTATAACCTCGAGAGACCGGTGAACTGAGATATCATCTGAGATAGAAGATTCACCTCTCACCCCGGTGAAACTTCTGCCAGAACCTGATCAATCCAAACAGTGCAGAGAAGTAGATTTCCCAGAAGACCCGTAGACTCTACGCTCTTCCTGTCTCAGCTGGCCTAGAGCAGTTTATCACTCATGCGCTGCTGccgagaaaagaaaaaaaaaaaccgctagGACGGTGCGCTACTGTATAAGTCTGTTTCTGCATTCAGCCAGTGTTCTGGGCTCTGTTAGTCCATTGGCAGCCGTCTAGCTGCCCATTTCAGTTTCAACCTTCCTTTCATCCgctaaatttattttcacatatcgCAGGAACGTTTGATCATTCTTCGGCTGTAAAGTGCCCGAGGTGGTCTGTGAAGCCACtcttgttaattgttttttttttttctttttttttttcggccaTCTTCCCAGCTCCTTACTCCAAACCCGAGGTCACCGGGGAGGTGGACGCGAACCTGCGCCCGGGCGACGAGGCGTCCCTGGCCTGCGAGGCGTTCGGCGGGTACCCGCAGGCCAGCGTGGTGTGGCGGGACGGGCGCGGGCACAACCTGACGGAAAACGTGACTACCTCCGCGGTTGCCAACAAGGAGGGGCTGTATAGAGTGTACAGTGTCCTGAGGGTGGCAGTGGAGCCCAACAGCACCTACAGCTGCTGGCTGGTGAACCCcctgctgggagaggagggTCATGCCTCTGTCACCATCACAGGTGAGTCACGCACAGGTACCTCCGTTGATATATGTCACTGCCACAGAGGCTTAAGTTAGACATAGGAGGCTTTGACTGCGCAGAACACTTTTAGCAATAATTCATGGGGTTAGCTTAGAAAGTATTTTCCAGAGTTTTGCATGATTCATCTTGAAATTTGGTATGGCCACTTTAAAATTATACATAGGCTTAACATTGCAAAACTTTGACTGTGTCAAATGCCCATTTACccttgggagcacctatgttcAGTGATAAAACTTCTGCCAGACCGGAACATTTCTGTAGCAACTGGAACTGGTTTCTAGTTTCAGTAGCCAAAGACTTCTACCTGCCAATAAAAAATGCTCgttcaaaaatgtaatataccAGCAGCCGTTTCCAGAAATCTGAACAAACAGCAACACAGAGGAAGCCAGAATGCCAAAAGACGAAAAAGAGGAGCACAACAGGAGCTGGATGAAAGGGCCAAGGAAAAAACACACGTTGTCTAAAAGCAGGAGATTAGGAGCTTAATGTTCTGTGGCAAGAACAAATGTGTTTATTCGATCCACTGTTTATTTGGGTGGTACCTGATGGCTTGGAAATCTTAGCTGTGTTCTGACTCACACTGATTCCCCCATTTTAGATGTTGAGTAGTATTTCAAATGGAATGCAAATCGGTTGGTGCcctaaaagctgaaataagAAGTGCAGtcaatttctatttaaaatgtatgctgCCTTTTGAATTAGCAAAAACATACTCATTAATAGTCTAAAAACAGCATCTGATTGTCAGTTCCCCTTTATATACCTTATTTCCCAGTGGTGAGGGTATATGAGGTTTCCTTTAGCATATAACATGATTTTCACCGTGTTTTCAAtgtattattatgaaaaatgtatcattatgaGTGTAGGCGTTCTGAAGGGTGCCATTCCTGACTCAAGGAATTCAGTGAACTTCAGAGACTTCCACTAAAATAAACTGTTCCCAccaaacatttttcaaacacaCTGGCTTACAATAAGCACATTGAAGTTGGGCTAGATGATATGTGGTTCATATCCAAGTTTCATTTTATGTACAATGTGGATATTGTGATTTGCTTGGGCCAAACAAATCAAATGCTGGTACTGTAGCTTTATTGTCAGAATGCACTATTCTGTGCATATTCTATTTAATATGAACTATTTAATCGGTTCTGcttgtgtgctgcaggtgttaTGCAGCACACAAATGAGAATATTATTGCCAAATTATttagatttaattggctaatttgatgtaaaaatcaaataattaattgaatagAAATGTCAATTAAAGTACTTTCTCCCAGGTATTGAAAAGATTAAAGATTCTTAGTCCATATCGTCCTCCCTTAAATAAAGATATTGGAGGCTTAGCAGTCcgtgttcctgtctgtgccaGGAATGAGTGAGCGTGCTCTTCGCTGGTGGTCTGCGTATTAGACCGCCTCTGAGACCCCTCTGAAGGGAGCGGGGACAGCGCACGCGTGTGAATAAAACGGAGATTTACTCCTTGGGCTGTGTTCGAGAGCGCCAGAGCTGTAACTCCAGGGTCCTGCTCCGTCCCTCCCACACCTGCCCCTAATGGGCGCAGCTCCCTGTGAAATGGGCAATAAATAAGCCCAGGCGCTCGCGCCCGCGCCCGCTTTCTCTGATGGAGTGGTACGCGAAGGTCGCGGGGGCGGGGTCCCCTCCCGTGGCTCCGACCCCGCGGTCCTGGCGCTGCTCCGGTGGTCTGGGAAATGACAGCGCTGGCCGCTAACGGGCCCGCTAGGCGGTTGCGACCGGGCCGGGCCGGAGGGAGGTGGGCGtcgggtggagggtggagggtggggcgGTTGGGGGCAGGGGATTTGTCCTCACGTTGCGGCCAAAAACACGCCTGCAGGTAGAGAAACCGACAGCCGCTGACAGCTTGCAGGGCCTGGGCCCGGTGACAAGGTATTCACGCTTTTGGAATTTATCGCATTACCCGTATGTGCGGCTGTGTAAACCGTTGTAAATGGTGCCCCGGACTGTGAACAATAAAGATGAGACAGGGCCTGTGAAAGCAGAATGATCCTGCGGAGCATCAGGAGCAGGCAGGGAACAAATGCAATAGCATATAAAATCCATTTCAGCTTTGTAGGGCTTCGATCTTCTTCAGCTAATGCGCCTCTGTGTACTCGTGCACGGCAGGCCTTTGTTCACAATGGGAGAAAGTTATTTTGGGCCAAACGGCAGAACTCTTGCAGCCTTTGAAGGATGATCTTTTTTTGTGTCcggaaataaatgcattgtgggCTTTGAAGTTATCCTGGAGAAACAAAAAGGCGGCGATTATAACCAGAATGGCCCTGATCTTAACGGTTGGGCTGAGGATTGGCGGGTCTGTCTTCTCCTCTCTGAACAGATGGAGCGTGCGTTGGCCTAGTGTGTCAGCAAGCAAGCATCGGGTTTATGTCTATGTGCTCTGGGATAAAAGAGACTTGTCTGTTATTGAAATTTGCTCGTGTTTGTTTACAGTAGCCGCTGTGTGCTGAATGGTTTGGTGTGAATACCGAGTACTGGTGAGCATGAGCAAAGCACTGCGCCATTCCCCAATCAGAGCAGTCTGTTATATATcagtttctggttttcatgccaaatgctggccttaattacttaaataGCCCCAACATTTACCCCATTTGACATTTTAGccacatttcttgataagtacatgaatgacagccaaagacttCTGTATTCCTACAtggaacattttgctgtgatcAAATCTACAGGTAGACCAGTGTTATACTCAGCTAATTAGTTCacttagccagggtaattggtggaaacaaaaacctgcatacacaccagttctccaggaccagaatcGCCCACCCCTGACATATACAGTGCATCCCATGGTGGACTGAACCCATGATGAATCTGACTCTAAATTTCACCATTTGCAAATCCATGAGGGGtagtgagtaaaaaaaaaataaaaatgcatttggattTCATGTGTTTCATAAACCCTTACTGCCACAGGAGTTATCAGATATGTCACACCAGTGCATGAGGCCATGTTAATTTTAACGGGAAGCTATGTTTGCGGCTGTTTTTAACCGTGCTGCTTTTAATGGAACGGATGACATGTCGGTGATATAGTGTTTCATGTCTGTGGGTTGCTCTGACCACTACGCCCTATTGGCACGCCCACGCCAGGAtgacctcagccaatcagatgcacaTCACTTCCCCAGACAGGACGCTGGGCTGACGGGAAGGTGGGAGTGCTTTAGTCATCCCTGTATTTCAGTGTGAAGTCATGCTCTAAATAGGCAGCTTGCTATGACTGCTGATAGAGGAGCTGCtgtctgctttgtgtgtgtgtgtgtgggtgctggagGAATGCAATAGAGAGAGAGCTAATCATCTCagaggggaaggaggaaggagggaggagggacggGGGCAgtaaggaggggtggggggcatagGCTTCTGCCCTCACATGAACCAGAATGAATTGAGGCTGCCCCAGTGAGTGACCACAGATGTGCTCTTCCACCGAGAGCTGCACCGGGTTAAAGTGATGATTTTGCCTTTTAGcagactgacaaaaaaaatcacaccaaTATGGTCTCTTTTACACCAGCCTCTATTCCCTTCTTCTATACCACACTTATTCGCCAGAGCTGTGGCTGCCGAGATTACTTTCGTCAATCATGGTTAAGACCCCTCCCTCACACCTCAGCTCCCCAGTCCTCCGGGTCCCAGAAtgctttggggtgggggtgggggggggggggtgtgcggagCTGTGGGGATGAGGATCAGCGAGGCAGTGAGGCAGAATTGATGACAGAGACACAGATTGAGATGAGAGCTGTGAGTGTTTGTTCAGCTGAGAGACGTGTAGGCCTGAGACTGACAGCAGGGAGATGGAGACTCTGACACAGAGGGTGCAGCGGGCAGATTTGTGAGGCTTTTGTTGAGCTGGGCAGGTCTTTCTTTTACTCTTAGGTGGATTTCCAGGCTGTGTATGCTTtgctgacaaacacacacacacacacacacacaaacacacaaatgcgtgcacacacacacacgcacacgcatacacacacacacacacacacacactatggcTCTACCATCCTGTTGCTACaatccctctttttcttttccccttgtCTCTGTATTTATCTCCGTGGCTTCCTGTGTCTGGAACATGTAGTGACGTAAATTGGTACCTGCCAATGCTCACCATAGCCTagcagggaggggggtaggCAAGGGAAGATGATAGCAAAGCACTGCATTACTCCTTGTTGTGCGCACAACTTCTTCACAGAcctcatttaaatgcaattaatgaACCCTTTGGAGAGGCAGAAAACGGcagtgtaaatgaatgtgttgtCAGCAAAGCAGCAACTGGCCTGCTCCCCTGATGAAACTCTGTATTAATTAGTGTCCAAAGCAGAACAGCAGCACAAACAATCCCTCTGCAGTGAATGTGTGCCTCCTTTTAACGCGTCAAGACT
Encoded here:
- the LOC118215233 gene encoding CD276 antigen-like, whose protein sequence is MAILALLVPTLLVVRVHAVFEVQVPELPVVALYGKDIVLNCTFPPGTPFNLSRLSIFWQLTDTRQNVHAFWGERDQLVDQGESFANRTSLFHSKLDAGDASLLLRRVQIADEGSFTCFVSVEEYNSAALLVQVAAPYSKPEVTGEVDANLRPGDEASLACEAFGGYPQASVVWRDGRGHNLTENVTTSAVANKEGLYRVYSVLRVAVEPNSTYSCWLVNPLLGEEGHASVTITAQNAGFPPVALWVTVGLAVCLLGLLIALAVVCHRKIKESEEAEAAEGKENEEDESKTAMTPLKS